A window of the Podarcis raffonei isolate rPodRaf1 chromosome 4, rPodRaf1.pri, whole genome shotgun sequence genome harbors these coding sequences:
- the MTMR6 gene encoding myotubularin-related protein 6 isoform X1 yields MEHIRTTKVEQVKLLDRFSTNIKSQTGTLYLTATHLLFIDSSQKETWILHHHIAAVEKLALTTSGCPLVIQCKNFRIVHFIVPRERDCHDIYNSLLQLSKPARYDELYAFSYNPKQKEEERVQGWQLIDLAEEYNRMDVPNSDWQLSDANRDYKICETYPRDLYVPRSASKPIIVGSSKFRSKGRFPVLSYYHKDNEAAICRCSQPLSGFSARCLEDEHMLQAISKANPNNCYMYVVDTRPKLNALANRAAGKGYENEDNYSNIRFQFVGIENIHVMRSSLQKLLEAFNNTRSSASSLAQPPWDVDETLGRKFCGTRGLSVNDFLSGLESCGWLRHIKAVLDAAIFLAKAIALESASVLVHCSDGWDRTSQVCSLGSLLLDPFYRTMKGFMVLIEKDWIAFGHKFSDRCGQLDGDPKEISPVFAQFLESVWHLTEQFPQAFEFNEAFLLQIHEHVHSCQFGNFIGNCQKEREELRLKEKTYSLWPFLLDECKKYLNPIYNENFSQSLTILEPDTVSFNFKFWRNMYHQFDHTMHPRQSVASQVMSMSEQNKLLEKDIKELEAKLGHRVNKELDAAFTKEPLRPVSPVLKTSQCFKKEQPLLHGNDCIRTIEGSNAADNRYSEYMEELSKTEPGVVSLEYGVAKMTC; encoded by the exons ATGGAGCACATTCGCACCACGAAG GTCGAACAGGTGAAATTATTGGATCGTTTCAGCACAAACATCAAGTCACAAACAGGAACACTCTATCTCACGGCAACTCACCTGTTATTTATAGATTCGAGCCAGAAAGAGACATGG ATACTGCACCATCATATTGCTGCGGTAGAGAAACTCGCCTTGACCACGTCCGGCTGCCCCCTGGTGATCCAGTGCAAGAACTTCAGGATAGTTCACTTCATTGTTCCCAGAGAAAGGGACTGCCATGATATTTATAACTCCTTGCTTCAGCTGTCAAAACCAG CAAGATACGACGAACTGTATGCCTTCTCATACAACCCAAAGcaaaaagaggaagagagagtgcAAGGCTGGCAGCTCATAGACCTTGCAGAAGAGTACAACCGGATGGACGTGCCTAACTCGGACTGGCAGCTATCAGATGCAAATCGTGATTATAAG ATCTGTGAAACATATCCCAGAGACCTCTATGTTCCCAGGAGTGCAAGCAAGCCCATCATTGTTGGCAGTTCTAAGTTCCGAAGTAAAGGAAGGTTTCCtgtgctgtcatattatcataaAGATAATGAG GCTGCCATTTGCAGATGTAGTCAGCCTCTCTCGGGATTCAGTGCCAGGTGTCTGGAGGATGAGCACATGTTGCAAGCGATCAGCAAAGCCAATCCTAATAATTGCTATATGTATGTTGTGGACACCAGGCCTAAA CTGAATGCACTGGCCAACAGAGCAGCAGGTAAAGGCTATGAGAATGAAGACAACTATTCTAATATTAGATTCCAGTTTGTGGGTATCGAAAACATCCATGTAATGAGATCCAGCCTGCAGAAACTTTTGGAAG CTTTCAACAACACGCGTAGTTCAGCATCCTCTCTTGCACAGCCCCCATGGGATGTAGATGAAACTCTGGGAAGAAAAT TCTGTGGGACAAGGGGCCTGTCGGTCAATGATTTTCTGTCTGGTTTGGAGAGCTGCGGATGGCTGCGACACATCAAAGCCGTGTTGGATGCTGCAATCTTCTTAGCCAAA GCCATAGCTTTGGAGAGCGCAAGTGTACTAGTGCATTGCTCCGACGGCTGGGACCGGACGTCTCAAGTGTGTTCTCTGGGATCTCTGTTATTGGATCCCTTTTATAGAACAATGAAAGGCTTTATG GTTTTGATAGAAAAAGACTGGATTGCATTTGGACACAAATTTTCAGACAG ATGCGGTCAGCTGGATGGAGACCCAAAGGAAATCTCTCCCGTGTTCGCTCAGTTTTTAGAAAGCGTCTGGCACCTGACGGAGCAGTTTCCGCAAGCCtttgagttcaatgaggcttttCTCCTTCAGATCCACGAACATGTCCATTCCTGCCAGTTCGGAAACTTCATTGGGAACTGCCAAAAAGAACGAGAAGAGCTCAG ATTGAAAGAGAAGACGTATTCACTGTGGCCTTTCCTTCTGGATGAATGCAAGAAGTACCTAAACCCCATCTATAATGAGAATTTTTCTCAGTCGCTCACAATTCTGGAGCCTGACACAGTATCATTTAATTTTAA GTTCTGGAGGAACATGTATCATCAGTTTGATCACACCATGCATCCCCGGCAATCCGTAGCCAGCCAGGTCATGAGCATGAGCGAGCAAAATAAACTGCTGGAGAAAGACATTAAGGAACTGGAAGCT AAATTAGGTCACCGTGTAAACAAGGAGCTGGATGCGGCCTTCACCAAGGAACCTTTGCGGCCTGTGTCACCAGTTCTTAAGACATCCCAGTGCTTTAAGAAAGAGCAGCCTCTTCTACATGGGAATGACTGTATTCGAACAATAGAGGGCTCCAACGCAGCAGACAATCGGTACAGCGAGTATATGGAGGAGCTCTCCAAGACAGAGCCTGGTGTTGTCAGTCTGGAGTATGGAGTGGCAAAAATGACGTGTTAA
- the MTMR6 gene encoding myotubularin-related protein 6 isoform X2, whose amino-acid sequence MEHIRTTKVEQVKLLDRFSTNIKSQTGTLYLTATHLLFIDSSQKETWILHHHIAAVEKLALTTSGCPLVIQCKNFRIVHFIVPRERDCHDIYNSLLQLSKPARYDELYAFSYNPKQKEEERVQGWQLIDLAEEYNRMDVPNSDWQLSDANRDYKICETYPRDLYVPRSASKPIIVGSSKFRSKGRFPVLSYYHKDNEAAICRCSQPLSGFSARCLEDEHMLQAISKANPNNCYMYVVDTRPKLNALANRAAGKGYENEDNYSNIRFQFVGIENIHVMRSSLQKLLEVCGTRGLSVNDFLSGLESCGWLRHIKAVLDAAIFLAKAIALESASVLVHCSDGWDRTSQVCSLGSLLLDPFYRTMKGFMVLIEKDWIAFGHKFSDRCGQLDGDPKEISPVFAQFLESVWHLTEQFPQAFEFNEAFLLQIHEHVHSCQFGNFIGNCQKEREELRLKEKTYSLWPFLLDECKKYLNPIYNENFSQSLTILEPDTVSFNFKFWRNMYHQFDHTMHPRQSVASQVMSMSEQNKLLEKDIKELEAKLGHRVNKELDAAFTKEPLRPVSPVLKTSQCFKKEQPLLHGNDCIRTIEGSNAADNRYSEYMEELSKTEPGVVSLEYGVAKMTC is encoded by the exons ATGGAGCACATTCGCACCACGAAG GTCGAACAGGTGAAATTATTGGATCGTTTCAGCACAAACATCAAGTCACAAACAGGAACACTCTATCTCACGGCAACTCACCTGTTATTTATAGATTCGAGCCAGAAAGAGACATGG ATACTGCACCATCATATTGCTGCGGTAGAGAAACTCGCCTTGACCACGTCCGGCTGCCCCCTGGTGATCCAGTGCAAGAACTTCAGGATAGTTCACTTCATTGTTCCCAGAGAAAGGGACTGCCATGATATTTATAACTCCTTGCTTCAGCTGTCAAAACCAG CAAGATACGACGAACTGTATGCCTTCTCATACAACCCAAAGcaaaaagaggaagagagagtgcAAGGCTGGCAGCTCATAGACCTTGCAGAAGAGTACAACCGGATGGACGTGCCTAACTCGGACTGGCAGCTATCAGATGCAAATCGTGATTATAAG ATCTGTGAAACATATCCCAGAGACCTCTATGTTCCCAGGAGTGCAAGCAAGCCCATCATTGTTGGCAGTTCTAAGTTCCGAAGTAAAGGAAGGTTTCCtgtgctgtcatattatcataaAGATAATGAG GCTGCCATTTGCAGATGTAGTCAGCCTCTCTCGGGATTCAGTGCCAGGTGTCTGGAGGATGAGCACATGTTGCAAGCGATCAGCAAAGCCAATCCTAATAATTGCTATATGTATGTTGTGGACACCAGGCCTAAA CTGAATGCACTGGCCAACAGAGCAGCAGGTAAAGGCTATGAGAATGAAGACAACTATTCTAATATTAGATTCCAGTTTGTGGGTATCGAAAACATCCATGTAATGAGATCCAGCCTGCAGAAACTTTTGGAAG TCTGTGGGACAAGGGGCCTGTCGGTCAATGATTTTCTGTCTGGTTTGGAGAGCTGCGGATGGCTGCGACACATCAAAGCCGTGTTGGATGCTGCAATCTTCTTAGCCAAA GCCATAGCTTTGGAGAGCGCAAGTGTACTAGTGCATTGCTCCGACGGCTGGGACCGGACGTCTCAAGTGTGTTCTCTGGGATCTCTGTTATTGGATCCCTTTTATAGAACAATGAAAGGCTTTATG GTTTTGATAGAAAAAGACTGGATTGCATTTGGACACAAATTTTCAGACAG ATGCGGTCAGCTGGATGGAGACCCAAAGGAAATCTCTCCCGTGTTCGCTCAGTTTTTAGAAAGCGTCTGGCACCTGACGGAGCAGTTTCCGCAAGCCtttgagttcaatgaggcttttCTCCTTCAGATCCACGAACATGTCCATTCCTGCCAGTTCGGAAACTTCATTGGGAACTGCCAAAAAGAACGAGAAGAGCTCAG ATTGAAAGAGAAGACGTATTCACTGTGGCCTTTCCTTCTGGATGAATGCAAGAAGTACCTAAACCCCATCTATAATGAGAATTTTTCTCAGTCGCTCACAATTCTGGAGCCTGACACAGTATCATTTAATTTTAA GTTCTGGAGGAACATGTATCATCAGTTTGATCACACCATGCATCCCCGGCAATCCGTAGCCAGCCAGGTCATGAGCATGAGCGAGCAAAATAAACTGCTGGAGAAAGACATTAAGGAACTGGAAGCT AAATTAGGTCACCGTGTAAACAAGGAGCTGGATGCGGCCTTCACCAAGGAACCTTTGCGGCCTGTGTCACCAGTTCTTAAGACATCCCAGTGCTTTAAGAAAGAGCAGCCTCTTCTACATGGGAATGACTGTATTCGAACAATAGAGGGCTCCAACGCAGCAGACAATCGGTACAGCGAGTATATGGAGGAGCTCTCCAAGACAGAGCCTGGTGTTGTCAGTCTGGAGTATGGAGTGGCAAAAATGACGTGTTAA